One window from the genome of Solea solea chromosome 13, fSolSol10.1, whole genome shotgun sequence encodes:
- the ephb6 gene encoding ephrin type-B receptor 5, with protein MWKIFLSLCLFFQPDSAEEVMLLDTSESTSELGWTTYPDTGWDEVSVLDDRGKLIRTFEVCNVNQNPRLQDNWLATPFLYRHSAPRVFVTLRFSVRDCGSLRSPSPTCRETLTLYFKQADSQRELERTLVAEPSSKEKETREGWVKIDTIAADKSFSKVEPSSPHQYQPNRYSRINIKTLSFAPLIRNGFVLAVVDSGACVSLMGVSIFYRRCPATSLYLASYPATPSGAEPTALVAVTGTCVPHSKAQGGTPPRMHCNAEGEWMVPVGGCVCDEGYEQNLNGSACLACPVGYFKTIMGSAPCLMCPSNSRTSQKGSSVCECRSGFYRAANDANSSACTTPPSAPVSLSWEYESDDGGVSIRWRPPLDMGGRNEVWYGLVCRICPSPTFTNPASCSWCGEGVTFSPSQTNLKQTKVTLNNLLTRVTYLIQVQAMNEVSALSPFSPRYTSINFTTSQSVPSSVPMMHQLSRAPDSITLSWPQPDRPNGDIMQYQLRYYDKGSDVDSAVSVYTETNTVTINSLIPGSIYGFQIRARNERGYGPYSNTIYFTTLPLEEHSHQIQNRLPLLVGSVMGGAAFLLVVAAIVVVVVFRSKRRESPYSDRLQRYISNRGGVKYYVDPSTYEDPSEAVKEFAREIDPNHLKIEEVIGPAQFGEVSRGRYRPLGRREVLVAVKTLRWGASDRERGLFLSEAGVLGQFDHPNVLKLEGVVTHSPPERIITEFMENGPLDAFLRENEGQFSILQLVGMLRGVGAGMCYLSERNFVHRDMAARNILVNSNLVCKVSDFGLSRLMRGLDHNIPTYTASLGTKVPVRWTAPEAFQHRKFSSASDVWSFGILMWEVMSYGERPYWDMSNQEVMKAVADQFRLPAPHSCPPALHSLMLQCWQADRGDRPSFNTLLSSLDRLIRHPASLKVEPTRSCSQTLLSPTPTDLTSVATVSDWLKALRMERYQDEFDRAHLDTLDRVSKLTMDDVQHLGVNLLGHQRKIVSAAQQLRAYLTQGQVEV; from the exons tgGGATGAGGTCAGTGTCCTGGATGACCGAGGGAAGCTCATACGGACCTTTGAGGTCTGCAATGTCAACCAGAATCCCCGCTTGCAGGACAACTGGTTGGCTACACCTTTCCTGTACCGACACTCAGCTCCACGGGTGTTTGTCACGTTGCGCTTCTCGGTGCGCGACTGTGGCAGCCTGCGATCACCATCACCCACCTGCAGGGAGACGCTCACCCTCTACTTCAAACAGGCCGACTCCCAGAGAGAGCTGGAGAGGACACTGGTCGCTGAG CCGTCCAGCAAAGAGAAGGAAACCAGGGAGGGCTGGGTGAAAATCGACACCATTGCAGCCGACAAAAGTTTCTCAAAAGTGGAGCCCAGTTCCCCTCACCAGTACCAACCAAACAGATACAGCCGCATCAACATTAAGACACTCAGCTTCGCCCCACTCATTCGCAATGG GTTTGTCTTGGCTGTCGTCGACAGTGGGGCTTGTGTTTCCCTCATGGGTGTGTCTATCTTCTACCGCCGCTGTCCGGCCACCAGTCTCTACTTGGCGTCCTACCCTGCGACTCCCTCTGGGGCTGAGCCCACAGCTTTGGTGGCTGTGACAGGGACGTGTGTCCCCCACAGTAAAGCCCAGGGAGGGACGCCCCCTCGCATGCACTGCAATGCTGAAGGAGAATGGATGGTGCCTGTTGGAGGATGTGTCTGTGATGAAGGCTATGAGCAAAACCTGAATGGATCCGCCTGCCTGG cctGTCCTGTGGGCTACTTCAAGACCATTATGGGCTCGGCTCCATGCTTGATGTGTCCCTCCAACAGCAGAACCAGCCAGAAGGGAtcgagtgtgtgtgaatgtcgcAGTGGCTTTTATCGGGCTGCCAATGATGCCAACTCCTCTGCCTGCACAA ctcctccatctgCTCCAGTCTCTCTGTCCTGGGAGTATGAGAGTGACGATGGCGGAGTGTCCATAAGGTGGCGCCCTCCGTTGGACATGGGAGGCCGCAACGAAGTGTGGTACGGGTTGGTTTGCCGCATCTGCCCCTCACCCACCTTCACCAACCCAGCGTCGTGCTCTTGGTGTGGGGAGGGCGTCACTTTCAGTCCCTCACAGACCAACCTGAAACAAACCAAGGTCACTCTCAACAACCTGCTGACCCGAGTCACTTATCTCATACAG GTGCAAGCCATGAATGAGGTGTCAGCGTTGAGTCCTTTTTCACCTCGATACACAAGCATCAATTTCACTACAAGCCAGTCAG TTCCAAGTTCAGTTCCCATGATGCACCAGCTGAGCCGAGCCCCAGACTCCATCACTCTATCGTGGCCTCAGCCAGATCGACCGAATGGCGACATCATGCAGTACCAACTCAGATACTATGACAAG gGTTCAGATGTGGACAGTGCAGTGAGCGTGTACACTGAGACCAACACTGTCACCATCAACTCTCTGATTCCCGGCTCCATCTACGGCTTCCAGATCAGAGCCCGAAATGAACGAGGCTACGGCCCCTACAGCAACACCATCTACTTCACCACTCTGCCTCTGG AGGAACATTCTCACCAGATCCAGAATcggctccctctgctggttgGGTCAGTCATGGGTGGGGCAGCATTTCTTCTTGTTGTGGCAGCCATCGTGGTTGTGGTGGTATTTCGTAG TAAAAGGAGAGAGAGCCCGTACAGTGACAGGCTGCAGAGATACATCAGTAACCGAG GAGGAGTAAAGTATTACGTGGACCCATCCACTTATGAAGACCCCAGTGAGGCTGTCAAAGAGTTTGCCCGTGAGATTGATCCCAACCACCTCAAGATTGAGGAGGTGATAGGTCCAG CTCAGTTTGGGGAGGTTTCTCGAGGCCGTTACCGTCCACTGGGTCGCAGGGAGGTGCTGGTAGCAGTGAAGACTCTTCGATGGGGGGCATCTGACAGGGAGAGGGGGTTGTTCCTCAGTGAAGCGGGCGTCCTCGGACAGTTTGACCACCCCAATGTGCTGAAGCTTGAGGGCGTGGTCACTCACAGCCCGCCGGAGAGGATCATAACTGAGTTTATGGAGAACGGGCCCCTGGACGCGTTCCTGAGG GAGAATGAGGGTCAGTTCAGCATCCTCCAGCTGGTCGGGATGCTCAGAGGCGTCGGTGCAGGCATGTGTTACCTCTCTGAAAGGAACTTTGTTCATCGAGACATGGCAGCCAGAAACATCTTGGTGAACTCAAACCTGGTCTGTAAAGTGTCTGACTTTGGCCTGTCCCGACTCATGAGGGGCCTGGACCACAACATACCGACATACACTGCTTCACTG GGCACTAAGGTTCCTGTGAGGTGGACGGCACCAGAGGCTTTTCAGCATCGCAAGTTCAGCTCAGCTAGCGATGTCTGGAGCTTCGGCATACTTATGTGGGAAGTGATGTCATATGGAGAGCGCCCGTACTGGGATATGAGCAATCAAGAA GTGATGAAGGCAGTGGCGGACCAGTTTCGTCTGCCCGCTCCTCATAGCTGCCCCCCTGCCCTCCACTCCCTGATGCTTCAGTGCTGGCAGGCAGATCGAGGGGACCGTCCAAGCTTCAACACCCTCCTGTCCTCCTTGGATCGACTCATCAGGCACCCTGCCTCCCTGAAAGTGGAGCCAACCCG AAGCTGTTCTCAGACGTTGCTCAGCCCCACCCCCACAGACTTAACATCCGTGGCGACAGTCAGTGATTGGCTGAAGGCGTTGAGAATGGAGAGATATCAGGACGAGTTTGATCGGGCACACCTGGACACTTTAGACAGAGTCAGCAAGCTCACGATGGA CGATGTCCAGCATCTCGGGGTGAACCTGCTGGGACACCAGAGGAAGATCGTCAGTGCGGCCCAGCAGCTCAGGGCTTATCTGACACAGGGGCAGGTGGAGGTGTGA